In Marinobacter sp. M3C, the genomic stretch AACCTTATCATCGGTCACCACTTGCCAACCATTGCCGTCCGGCAGAATTTTTTTGACGCTACATTTACCTATCGTACCGTGCATATCTTGATAGCTCTTAGCATACGCACCCACTAACGCACCTGGGTCTGAGACTTGCCAAGAATTTAACCAATGAATTGCACCAATAAACCCTTCAAAATTTCCGTTAGGTTCTAGTTCTTTCAACTCTGCAAGGGAAAGAACTTTATGCTCAACCGCCTGTTCACACGCATTTTTAGCTGCTGTAACGGCAGCCTTAAACTTATCTTCCGTTCGGTGCATTTCGATCCAACCGTCACGTCTGATCAAATCCTCAACGTCAGCAGCCATGATCATTTTCTGATGCTCACTTGTACAGTGCTCAATTAAAGTCTGCCACTCTTTTTCTATTTTTTGGACCGATAAGGGTGCAGAAAACCGCCAGTACTGTAGTAGTGCGTGTCGATAACGGAAGACAGCAGGTAAGCGATAACGAATATCGGTATTTTTATTCGGCAGTATTTTTATCAGTTCAATCAGCCGCCTAGGAAAGGGATGAACATGAATCGCTTCTCGCTGAATCAATCCTGCATTGCCATACGACGTTTCTAATCCCGGTGACTTCTTGTCTAACAGAAGAACCTGAGAATTGTTCTTTTGTAGATGCCAGGCGATAGATGTTCCAACCATACCAGCACCAATTACGATGACCTTATATCGCATATCATCTCCTCTTCACGATAGGTATATAAAATACTATGTGTCTCTCAATATTATAAAGATTTGATTAACACCCGATTTTTCGCCGATCGGTAATTTAGTGAAGGCATCTTAAACAGAAAAATTATCTAAATTAATGGCTTGCTTAGAAAAATTTTACTTTCCGTTTCTAACTGGCTATTAGTTTTAATCCTTTGAAATAAGTCCAGATAAAAAAGCCTGTAGGTTTTCATTGAGCTTTTCTATACAGTAACCGCCTTCTACTAAGACAATCACTGGCTTATTCAGTGCTTTCAGCTTTTTTGCTAGCGTTTTAAAACCCTGTGTACTGACATGACATTTAGCTTGTGGATCGTCTTTATAGACATCGAATCCTAACACATGAACGACAACGTCTGGATTAAACAGCTTTACAATTTCGATCGATTTATCTACATAATGAAAAAATCCAACTTCATCGGTACCGTGCGGCATCGGGAAGTTGACATTATAACCGTATCCATTCCCATGCCCTCTTTCGTGCTCGTGACCTGCAACTACGGGATAAAAATTAATAGGACTGCCATGCACCGAAGTATATAAAACATCTTTACGGTCATAAAATATTTCTTGAATACCCTGACCATGATGCATGTCGGTATCTAAAATGGCGATTTTTTTAAATTTCTGGCGTAAGTGCTCAGCGATAATTGCTGCGTTATTTAGATAACAAAAACCACCTGCTGCGCTTTTTCTAGCGTGATGCCCTGCGGGCCTCGTCAGGCATATTTGAATATCATTTTGATGCATCTCATCATTTAATAATGAATCAGCAGCATTAAGTGCCGTTTGAGCGGACCAATAAATAGAGGTCCATGAATGCTTGCCAATTGGGGCGCTACCATCAGCTTGATACTTGGCCGCTTTTGCCAAAATACCAAGCCCGGAATTGTTGTTTGGAACATAGACTGTGGTTTGAACCTCCTCTCCCATATCCTCACCCGAAGCCATCCATTCTTCATAACCATGCTTTAAAAACTCAACATAGTCGAAGTCATGTACTACTAAAATCGGCTCGATCCCTATTTCTTTCGCAGTCGTTACTTCTAACCCCATCATCTGTGGAGCTTTTAATAGCTCAGTCAACCTCTCAGGTGTTTCTTGGGGCTGGCGCATTTGCCCTCGAGAAAAGTAGCTTTTAGGATGATGAAGCTTTTGTTTTTCGTGACTGTATATTTTCATTTTCTTCGTTCCATTGTTTCTGTCAAAATCTATTTTATAATTTTTATTATAAGTTTTTCTTACTTACGAAAACTCTAGTAACAGTCTTAGATCTATATCATTTATATTATGATATTCAGTAGAAAAATTTAACTATAAAATATTTTGAAATTTTATATAAGTACTATCCACTAAATATATGGCACTGAATATCGGGAGTCAAACGATATAAAATTATATCGAATATAAGTACAGCTTATACATTGGGAGTGACAGCTTTAAGAAGAAACATGTAATGCTAAATGAATGGTATCGATATTTTCAATTTCAAAACTGCGTAGTTTGGCATAAAACCGCTCATTACCAGTTGTAAATCGTCGGCTTCTTGGCTTTGAATTGACCAGGGCAAAATGTAGATCACCAATAGTCCTGCCAGCGCCGGAATAGTATTAGCCCATTAACGTCGACTCAAAATTGACCAACCTGAGTCAACATAGCCGCCTCGCGCAATAATCAGGGCAGCGGCCGATGTTGACTCAAGAGACACTTTCTTTTGGTCATACACGCTCTCCAGTCTCAGGGTATTATTCCTTCGCTGGGCTGGTCACATCCATTCAGCCACTTCACGGTCAGGCTAATGCACTTTCCAGCACCTTGGCGACATGCAAGGCGGTTTTATTGGCGCCATCGTGAATTTGATGTCGACAGCTGGTGCCATCGGCAACCACAAGATCATCGGCCGCCGCCTTACGAACCGCAGGGAGAAGTGAAAGCTCGGCCATCTGCATCGAGGCCTCGTAGTGTTCACGTTCGTATCCAAAGCTGCCGGCCATTCCGCAGCATGAGGTTTCGATGTTTTTAACCTCTAGTTCCGGTATCCAGCGAAGCACCTGCTCGACTGGCCGGAGAGCATCAAACGCTTTCTGGTGACAGTGTCCGTGTAGCAGCACTCTGGGCGTTTCGAGGGCTTTTAGCTCAAGCTTCAAGCGACCTGCCTCTTGTTCTTTGACCAAAAACTCCTCAAACAGGAAGGACGCCTTCGACAAAGCCACGGCCTGCTCACCGTAGCCATACTGCAAAAACTCATCGCGTAGGGTTAGCAGGCAGGATGGCTCCAGCCCGACAATACTGATGCCCCGTTCAACAAACGGCATCAGGTACTCGAGTGTGCGCTTTGCTTCGGCTTTGGCCTTGTCCACCTGGCCGGAGGCAAGATAGGTTCGGCCACAGCATAACGGTCTCTCGCTCGGAGCTTTGTTGACGTGCACATGGTAGCCGGCGGCAGTAAGAACCCGTTGTGCCGCTTCCGCGTTAGAAGGCTCAAGGTAGTTATTGAAGGTGTCGACAAACAGCAAAACTTCTTTTTCATAGACTGCGCTACCAGGCTTCGCAGCAGCGCCAGCCAGATAGTTACCGCAAAAGTTCGGCAAAGCGCGCTGTTCTGCCAAGCCTAAGGTGCGCTTAATCCAGTCTGACAAAAAAGGCACCCGTTCAACTGCAGCGATGACGCTTGAAAAATGCCTGGCGTATGCAGCGTAACGAGGCATTTCAGCCACAAATCGATCTCGAAGTGAAATCCCGTGTTTTTTTGACCAGGCCGAACGTGCCTCAATTTTCATCTTGGCCATGTCTACACCGGTTGGGCAATCACGTTTGCAGCCCTTACAGGACACACACAGATCCAGTGCCTCTTTGACATCGTTGCCGGCAAGGCCGTCTGACCCTAATTGCCCGGACAACGCCAGCCGCAATGTATTGGCTCGCCCTCGTGTCAGGTGTTGCTCTTCCCGGGTAATGCGAAAACTGGGGCACATGGTGCCGGCGTCGAATTTCCGGCAATGGCCGTTGTTGTTGCACATCTCAACGGCTTTGATCAGCCCGGATGTCGGATCGCCCGCACTGCCCGGCGCACTTTGTTCGCCGGTTAACGGATCGCGAAGTACATCCCAGCCTGACCAGTCGAGCGCTGGCGTTATTGGTATGCCCTTATACCCTTTATTAAACCGGAAGTAGTCTGGATCATCCATTCGCGGGGTATCGACTATTTTGCCGGGGTTCAGCAAATTCTCAGGATCGAAAAGCTGTTTAATCTCCTTGAATGCCGCATTGAGCTGTGGCCCAAACTGCCAGGCCACCCACTCTCCGCGACAGATCCCATCGCCATGCTCGCCGGAAAAAGCACCTTTGTATTCGCGCACCAGCGCTGACGCTTCTTCGGCGATTGCACGCATTTTTTGCGCTCCGTCACGACGCATATCCAGGATCGGCCGAACATGCAAAGTGCCAACACTGGCGTGGGCATACCAGGTCCCTTCCGTGCCATGTCTATGAAATACTTCGGTGAGCTTACTGGTATATTCTGCAAGGCTTTCAAGCGGTACTGCGCAGTCTTCAATAAAGGAAACAGGCTTGCCGTCACCTTTCATACTCATCATGATGTTAAGGCCTGCCTTGCGCACATTCCACAAAGCGGCCTGTTCAGCGGCGCCGGTCATGCTAACGACACAATCGGGTAAACCCAGATCCCCCATCAGCTCATTGAGCTTTGCCAGATCGCCTCGCAGTTTCTGCGCGTCTTCCCCGGAGAATTCAACCAGCAGAATGGCTTTGGGTTTGCCAATTAGCGCTTTCTCGATCACGGGCCGGAACGCTGCATTTTCAATCGCAAGGTCTATCATGGTGCGATCCACCAGCTCTACCGCTGATGGATTGAGAGTAACGATGTGCTGGGTCAGGTCCATGGCCTGATAGAACTGAACGAAGTTAACTACGGCCAGCACTTTGTGAACCGGTAGCGGTGCAAGCTGAAGCTTGATTCTCTGTGTAAGCCCCAGAGTTCCTTCAGAACCGACTAACAGGTGTGCGAGATTAACCTGGCCGTCCAGGTTATAAGGACGCGAATTCTGGCAGTTGAAGATATCAAGATTATAACCACCCACGCGACGCAGAACCTTGGGAAAACTCTCCATTATGTTGGCGTTTTCCCGCTCTGCGATGTGCTGCACCTGCTGGGCTATTGCGCGAATTCTTTCATTGACAGGTAGGTTGCTGGTCAAACCAAAATGCCCTTGCGAACCGTCCGCAAGTAAGGCGTCGATACCCAGAACATTGTGGACCATGTTGCCGTACTTGATGGACCTTGAGCCACAGGAGTTATTGCCCGCCATACCACCAATGGTGCATTGGGCGGCCGTTGATACATCAACCGGGAACCAAAGCCCATGGGGCTTGAGCCAGCGGTTTAGGTCGTCAAGAACCAGACCGGGTTCAACGACCACTGTCTGTTTCTCTTCGTCAAACTCGACAATCTGATTTAACCAGCGGCTGGTATCCAGAATGATCGCCTCGCCAACAGTCTGGCCGCACTGGCTGGTGCCCGCCCCGCGCGCAAGTACCGGAACTTTTGCATCCCGTGCTATATCAACAGCTAGTTGCAAGTCCGCCTGATTGCGGGGTATCACGACACCGACCGGCATAATCTGGTAGATAGACGCGTCCGTGGAGTATCGTCCGCGTGAGGCGTCGTCAAAAAGCACATCGCCCGCAAGTTCATGTGCCAAACGAGCGGCAACATCAGACATCGGTTTTACTCGCGCATTTTGCGATTGTATCTTAGGCTCTGAAAACGAGTTCATCGTTTACTCCTGATCTATGCCGTTATAAACACCGCTATTAATTGACGTGGTGCGGCCGGTTCTGGGAGAAGTACTCCAGCGCTGCCAAAACGCCACTGCCTTTGAGGTTCACTCCAGACAACTTCAGACCAGCCTCGCAGCCGCCTAACGCGGCAATCAAAGTCAGATCATTGCAGTCGCCGAGGTGTCCTATTCGGAACATCTTGCCTTTCGACTTGCCCAGCCCCATGCCCAGCGACAGATCGAAACGCTCGTAGATCAGGCGCCGAACCGCATCCGCATCCACGCCCTCAGGCATGACGACCCCCGTCAGAACCGGTGAGTAAACATCTGGCTCTTGGCACTGAACTTCCAGCCCCCAGGCTTCAACGGCCGCACGCACACCGGCAGCCCAACGCTGGTGACGCGCGAACACCTGTTCCAGACCTTCGTCAAGCAACATATCCAACGCTTCATTCAGGCCGTAAAGCAAGTTCGTGTTGGGCGTGTAAGGCCAATAACCGTTTTTATTGGCCTCAAGAATCTCGTCCCATGCCCAGAAGCTTTTTGGCAAATTTGAGGTTTTACTGGCAGCGATGGCGTTATCCGACAAGGCATTAAAACTGATACCCGGCGGCAGCATTAAACCTTTCTGGGAACCAGAAATCGTTACGTCGACGCCCCACGCATCGTGTTGATAGTCTGCACAGGCCAGGCCGGAGATGGTGTCAACCATCAACAGTGCTGGGTGGCCAGCGGCATTCATGGCTCGACGCACTGCCGGGATATCGCTTGTGACACCTGTTGAGGTCTCGTTGTGAACGACACAGACCGCCTTAATGGTATGTTCTGTATCCTGTCTCAGGCGATCTTCAATCATGTTGGCCTGCACACCCGCACGCCAGCCCTCATAACCGGGAAGCCCCAGAAATTCTGGTTCCAAGCCAAGCCGACGTGCCATTTTTTCCCACAGTGTTGCGAAGTGACCCGTTTCAAACATCAGCACCCGGTCACCGCTAGACATCGTGTTAATGAGAGCGGCTTCCCAGGCACCGGTTCCGGATGCCGGGTAGATAATAACGGGCTGGGTCGTTTTAAAGATGACCTTAACCTTCGCCAGCAACTCCAGCCCCAGGGCGCCAAATTCCGGCCCGCGATGATCAATAGTCGGGAGGCTCATGGCGCGCAGAATACGGTCCGGTACCGGAGACGGCCCGGGTATTTGAAGGAAGTGCCGGCCTGATGGATGAAAATCAAGTTTCAACATAGGAAATACTCCGCACGTTTATGGTGTCTATAAATTCTGAATTTTGAATTCACATATGAAGCGCATTATGGGTAAATATCGAAGTAATGAACTACTTGATACAACCCTCCTGGCGGAGATTACTAACCTCCTCTGCGCTCAAACCAGCGCCATACAAGATTTCATCGGTGTGTTGCGCAAAGAGGGGCGCCGGGTAACGAATCTGTGAGGGTGTACGGGAAAATTTGCTGGGAAAACCGATCGTTTTCATCTTGCCGATCACCGGGTGGTCGATTTCCTCGACCATGCCTCTGGCGAGAAAATGCTCATCCTGCACGGCCTGGGCGAAATTGTTGATCGGTCCGGCGGGCACGCCTGCAATGTCGCATCGATCCAGCCAGTGCGCCGTTTCACGAAGGGACAGGATTTCTTCCAGAACACGTTCGAGTTGCTCGACATTGCGTCCACGGTCGCTATTGGTCAAAAACCGCTCATCGGCAATTAAATCGTCCCGCGCGATGACATCCTGGCAGAAGCGCTCCCAGGTTCGCTGGTTAGCGCAGCCCAGCATCATGTAGCCATCCTGAGTTTTGACGGCTTGATAAGGGGCGGATACGCGATGACGCCAGCCGGTGGCTTCCGGCACGGTGCCTTCGGAGAAGTACGCCGCCGCCTCCCAACTGAACCAGGGCAGGCCACATTCAGTGATGGCTATATCAATCTGTTGACCTTCACCGGTGTTCATTTTGTGTATGCACGCCGCCAAAATCGAATAGACCGCCGTAATGCCAGCACCGATATCGTAAACGGCAATGCCGGTTTTTACCGGCCGCCGACCTGGCTCGCCCGTCATCGACATCAAACCGCTCATGCCTTGGGCCACCAGATCAAAACCGCCTTTATTACTGTACGGACCCGTTTGACCATAGCCTGAAATAGAGCAGTAAATTATGCCGGGGTTGATCATTTTAATGGCCTCATAATCGATCCCCAGAGATTTCGTCACTCCGGGCCGATAGTTCTCGACAATGACATCTGCGTCGTTGGCGAGCCGATAGAATATCGCCCTCGCCCGTTCATCTTTCAGGTTTAAAGAGATGCTTTTCTTGTTTCGGTTGATTTGGGAGAAACAAGTGGATTCGTCGTTAACGTAGGGCCCCATTTGTCGGCTGTCATCGCCACCATTGGCCTTTTCCACCTTAATGACTTCTGCCCCCATGTCACCAAGCACCATGGTGCAATAAGGCCCGGCCATGATTTGCGAGACATCCAGAACTTTTATGTTTTTCAAGGGAAGCATGTGTTTTCTCCATGTTGGAAAAGCTGTTCAGTAAGCAACCTATTTGCCGGTCCATTCAAACGGCGTCTTGGTGACGAACTTATTGACCGCTGCTTTGAAGTCGGCACTGGCATAGCAGGTTCTCACCCAGTCATCACTGACATCCGCAGCCGTCCGTCTGTGTGCGAGCACGCGGTTGATAATTTCTTTGGCGGCCTGCACCGTCAAAGGCGCTCGCTGACTGAAAGCCTGCGCTTTTTTGTCGACCTCATCCCTGATGACATCGGCTTCAAAAACCTCGCTGACTAACCCAAAGGACGCGGCCTCCGGTGCCTCGATCAGTTTTGCCGCCATCAGAATCTCCTTGGTTCGGGGGATACCCACGAGATCCATCAGGCGTGAAACGTTGGTGACCGACAGGCAATTGCCCAGGGTTTTAGCAATCGGTACCCCGAACTTCAGCGAGGGCGTGCAATAACGAAAATCGCAAGCAAGCGCAATAGCTGCTCCACCGCCGACACAAAAACCTTCAAGCAGCGCGATGGTCGGCGTTTTCATGGTTTCCAGGCTATGGAGCACACTGTCAATACGGCGTTCATAAGCAATGCCCTGATCACCGTGGTCAAAATCAGCAAATTGCTTGATGTCCGTTCCGGCTACGAATGCTTCCCCACCGTAGCCATAGAAAACGACAGCGCTTACCTCAGCTTTCCCGTCCATCTCTTCACAAATCCGCTCCAGTGAATCGTACATACTCCACGTCATTGCATTGCGGTTTGCTGGGCGATTGAAGCCAACCCAGGCCACCCCTTGGCTTACCTTGCAGTCGACACTGCCTTGGTCAGGTTTATTCATTTCATATCCCCTTCAGCTATTAGGTGCCATAAACCAGGTTCACCAATGACAATGCAAAGGCTGGAACATAGGTATTTATGATGAGAATCGCGAACAGCACACCCAGAAACCAGAGGTTGGTGCGCGAAGTCGCCCAGATATCAGATTTCGCAATGGAGCACGAAGCAATCAATACGCTCGCCACAGGGGGTGTTTGTTGGCCTATGGCCAGATTCAATGTAACGATCAAACCGAAGTGGACCGGGTCAATACCCACCGCGAGAATTAGCGGAAGAACGATTGGAACCACCAGGATGATGGCGGCGGCAGAATGCAGGAATATGCCCAGAATCAGGAAGACGACATTGAGCAACGCCAAGATGATGTACTTGTTGTCGGTCATGTCACTGATGGAATTGGCGAGCTGCTGTGGAAGCTGAGTCTCGGTGAGATAAAGCCCCACGACAGCGGAGCTCGCCACCAGAAGCATAACCACAGCCGTTTGAACGCCCGCATCGAGACAGGATTTGTAGAAGATACGCAGGTTGAACTCACGGTAGACAACGGTACTGATGAAGATGGCAACAACAACGGCCAGTGCAGCACCTTCGGTCGCAGTTACGATCCCGCCAAATATACCACCCAGAATAATAACCGGAATCGATAATGCCCAAATCGCACCCTTGAACGCTTCCCAGAGCTTTTTGGCCCGGAACTCACCTTCCGACGGAAAGTTATTCTTTTTCGCCAGGTAGTAACACATGGCGGCTAAGCCCAGAGCTCCCAATATCCCGGGCAAAATGCCGGCGACAAACATTTTAACCACAGAAACGCCGGACATTACGGCATAAAGAATCATGGGGATGGATGGCGGCAGTATAATCGCCAGGCTCGCCGCCGAGGATGAAATAGCCGCCGAGAACTCCTTCGAATAGCCCTTCTTTTTCATCGCCGGGATCATAATACTGCCGATAGCAGAAACTCCCGCGACAGCTGACCCCGAAATTTCTGCAAAAAATATTGAGGCGCCTATGGTAACCATAGACAGCCCGCCCTTTATAAAACCAAGCATTGCCGATGCAAGATCAATCAACCGCCGCGAGATACTAGAGGCGTTCATAATGGCACCCGCTAATATAAAGAGCGGAATCGCAATGAGCGGGAACTTCGTCGCACCATCAAACATTACCATCGCGACATTGGGTAGTGCCGAGACTCCATAACTACTGACAGTTGCAACAGCACCAACGATACCTAGCGCTATCGCTACAGGCACGTTGATCAGAATCAGACATATCAGACCAACAAACATGAAAAAAATGATCATTTTATTATTCTCCTGGGCTCGCTCAAGGCTACTATTTAGTAGTTATTGAAGCCTTGTCGTAGGTTAGGCCCGCTTCTTCCAGTTCATGGTCTATGAACCCATCACCTTTGGCGCTGGCGATCACTTCTGGCAGATGTAAGAGCTCGGCGATAATAAAGAGGACAGCCCCAATAGGAATTGCAGATTGTGTTAGCTGCACGGACACACTGGTTAAACTGATAAGCGTTGACCCCTCAAGGATCAGGACGACTTGCGTGCCGGTATAGGCGAGTAAAACAAAGAAACCGATGGTGATTGCCTCAGCGACTAACGCAATGGGCAACCGGATTGCGGGGGGGAAATAGTTAACAACGGTCGGGCAACCAATGTGAGCACCCTTGGCTGCAGCGAGTGCGGCACCATAATAAGTCAGCCAGGCCAAACCCACAGAGGCGACTTCGTCATACCAACTAAACGGTGAACCAACAAGTCTCGAGAGAAAACCTACGGTAACAACCGATGCCAGAGCAATCATTATGGCAACGACAATAACTTCAAGAAACTTGAAATAAGCGTTTTTAAAATTTGTAAGTGAATTCATTTATATCCCCTGAAACACGAGAGCCGGCTAGTACCTACGTGCAACACATGATCCGCGCAGTGATCGCGAACCATGCACAACAGACAGGAATCGTCCTTTATTACTTGCGGAGCTGACTAACCTTATCCAGCATTTCCTGACCGCCTTCTACTTCATCAGCGAACTTTTTGTAGATCGCGTCTGAGCCGGCAACAAATGCTTTCTGATCTGCTTTGTTTACCTGCATCCCTTCAGCTTTCATTTTTTCGACCAGACTGTTATCAAGCATTTCGCCTTGTTCAAGTGCAAAGGCTTCCACTTCTTGAGCTGTCTCAATCAGCACATTTCTGACATCCTCAGGCAGTCGGCTCCAGCGGGCGCCAGCCAATACATAGGCGGGTGTGTAAACGTGATTGGTTATTGACAGGTAATCCTGAACCTCGTGGAATCGTTGGGAGTAGATTTGGACCAGAGGATTCTCTTGGCCGTCCATCGCGCCTGTCTGCAACGCAACGAAGGCTTCGGAAAGTGCCATTGGGGCAGGACTCGCACCATAGCTTTGAAACATCTCAACGCGCCACACCCCGTTGGGGGTCCTTAGCTTGATGCCATCCAGATCCGCAGGCACAACGATAGGCCGGACATTGTTGGTTATTTGCCGAAAGCCGTTCTCCCAAACGCCAATAACTCGGTAGCCTTTGTCTTCTGCAGCCTGGTAAAGCACGTCCCGCACGAGTTCATCCCGTACGCGCTTCATGTGCTCCCTGTCTTCAATCAGGTAGGGCATTTCAAACACCGAAAATTCGGGTGCGACACTGCTCATGACGGACGAGGGCAAAGCGAGGTCCAACGTACCCAGTTTCAGTTTATTCAGCATCTGGGAGTCACTGCCTAACTGACTGGAACCAAAAGGTATGACCTCGGCCTTACCTTCCAGCTTTTCATTGGCAATTCTTGCGAATTCGTTGACTGATTTTTCGAATAAAGATCCCGGACCCCCTACATGACCAAACTTGATCTGGGTCTCTGCTGCCTGCGCGGCTTGTACACCTAGCGCAAACACCGAAGCGAGCAATGCTGTCTTCAAGATTTTCATACTGGTCTCCGATATTTCATTGTTTTTATTTGCAAGCAAAACCGTCGATAGTTAAATCTCTCCAAAATGACCGTGTTGCCGTCTCATACCACCTTTAAAGATGATCGGCGAGCCTGACCCATCAATTTCTGCACCAAAATCCATTGTTCCGGTAAGACGTTTGGGCCAACCACACTCCAAATATGAATTCATAATTCATAATTCTATATTATACTTTAGTCTAATTACGACGCGGGGCCAGTGCCAACACGCTTTGGTGCATAGGAGAGATTAGATAATTCCGCCAAATAATGGGCACACTTAAGCCGCAATCCTCTTTCTGAACCTGAACAAAATGAACGCGGTCATTTTTCGCTTTAAAAACGAGCCATGACCGCTCTCAGTCTCAGTCGGGAGCGGTTCCTGCCTTAAAACCTGCAGCTTCAATGCCGGCAATCGCTACTTGCTCATCCTCATCTGAAGAAGCACCGCTAATCCCCACTGCTCCGATAACCTCGTCGTTTGGATCAAGAATCAATACACCGCCCGCTACCGGTACGAAATGGCCGTCCGCAGCAGCCGCAACTGACGCCAAAAAAGCTGGCCGTTGCTCGTTGCGCTCCCCCACCGTTCGGCTGGAAGCACCATTCCCTAAAGCAGCAAACGCCTTGCCTCTTGAGACAGGAAGACGCAGCGGTGCACAGCCATCTTCCCGTTCGGCGGCAATCATGTTGCCGCCCCCATCCATAACAAATGCCGTCAGCGGATCCATATCCCGGGCTCGCGCCACAGCAAATGCACCGTCTACGATTTGGCGCGCCTGCGCCCGTGTAATTTTTACGCTGGATCGAAAAACTTTACCTGCCATATAATTTCCCTGGATCATTCAAGGTAAGCAAATCCACATAGAAGTTCCCGGTCGCGGGAGATGGCGCAACACTCACGTTCCCAGAACATACAGAACGAATGGAGTACCATCACCGCAAAAGGGCATTTAAGGCCTCTGAGCCTTGCAAAGCGCCGCGCTGTACCTTATTTTGAATTCTGAATGCAGCGCACAGTTTAGTTACAGGATTCCATCCTGAGATACAACTGCCGCACGAAAATTGCCGGCAACTCACTACTTGTCTTAAGAAAAGGTCATATGGAAAAGATACAACATAGAGTTCTTTATCAAGAAGCTGCAGACAGAATCAGGGAGTTGATCGAACTCGGTACACTGGCGCCTGGAGAGAAAATTTCCGAAAAAGGGCTCTGCGAAAAGTTCGGCATCTCCAGAACGCCCCTCCGCGAAGCGTTGAAAGTTTTGAAATCCGAAGGTCTGATTGAAATGCTGCCGAATCGCGGTGCCCGGGTAACCCGCTTAACCGCGAAGGACGTCGAGCACACCTACGACATCATGGGTGCCCTGGAAGGGTTGTCCGGTGAAACGGCCTGCCAATACATCAGTGATGCTGAAGTCGCTCATATTCAGACGCTTCACAATAAAATGGTCGAGCATTTTCATCGTGGTGAACTCAAGGAATACTTCCGCGCCAACCAGCAAATTCATGAATGCATCATGCTGGCGTCAAAGAATGATGTACTTCTGGAAATGTATAACAACCTTAGCCAACGTATTAAACGAATCCGCTATTCCGCGCAGATGACCGACGCTTACTGGCACAAAGCAGTGAACGACCATGAACACATGATTGAGGCTCTTCAGAATCGCGATGGGGAACGTCTTGGCAACATTCTCCGGA encodes the following:
- a CDS encoding heme-binding protein, encoding MAGKVFRSSVKITRAQARQIVDGAFAVARARDMDPLTAFVMDGGGNMIAAEREDGCAPLRLPVSRGKAFAALGNGASSRTVGERNEQRPAFLASVAAAADGHFVPVAGGVLILDPNDEVIGAVGISGASSDEDEQVAIAGIEAAGFKAGTAPD
- a CDS encoding enoyl-CoA hydratase/isomerase family protein, with amino-acid sequence MNKPDQGSVDCKVSQGVAWVGFNRPANRNAMTWSMYDSLERICEEMDGKAEVSAVVFYGYGGEAFVAGTDIKQFADFDHGDQGIAYERRIDSVLHSLETMKTPTIALLEGFCVGGGAAIALACDFRYCTPSLKFGVPIAKTLGNCLSVTNVSRLMDLVGIPRTKEILMAAKLIEAPEAASFGLVSEVFEADVIRDEVDKKAQAFSQRAPLTVQAAKEIINRVLAHRRTAADVSDDWVRTCYASADFKAAVNKFVTKTPFEWTGK
- a CDS encoding TRAP transporter small permease subunit → MNSLTNFKNAYFKFLEVIVVAIMIALASVVTVGFLSRLVGSPFSWYDEVASVGLAWLTYYGAALAAAKGAHIGCPTVVNYFPPAIRLPIALVAEAITIGFFVLLAYTGTQVVLILEGSTLISLTSVSVQLTQSAIPIGAVLFIIAELLHLPEVIASAKGDGFIDHELEEAGLTYDKASITTK
- a CDS encoding CoA transferase; the encoded protein is MLPLKNIKVLDVSQIMAGPYCTMVLGDMGAEVIKVEKANGGDDSRQMGPYVNDESTCFSQINRNKKSISLNLKDERARAIFYRLANDADVIVENYRPGVTKSLGIDYEAIKMINPGIIYCSISGYGQTGPYSNKGGFDLVAQGMSGLMSMTGEPGRRPVKTGIAVYDIGAGITAVYSILAACIHKMNTGEGQQIDIAITECGLPWFSWEAAAYFSEGTVPEATGWRHRVSAPYQAVKTQDGYMMLGCANQRTWERFCQDVIARDDLIADERFLTNSDRGRNVEQLERVLEEILSLRETAHWLDRCDIAGVPAGPINNFAQAVQDEHFLARGMVEEIDHPVIGKMKTIGFPSKFSRTPSQIRYPAPLFAQHTDEILYGAGLSAEEVSNLRQEGCIK
- a CDS encoding TRAP transporter large permease, with protein sequence MIIFFMFVGLICLILINVPVAIALGIVGAVATVSSYGVSALPNVAMVMFDGATKFPLIAIPLFILAGAIMNASSISRRLIDLASAMLGFIKGGLSMVTIGASIFFAEISGSAVAGVSAIGSIMIPAMKKKGYSKEFSAAISSSAASLAIILPPSIPMILYAVMSGVSVVKMFVAGILPGILGALGLAAMCYYLAKKNNFPSEGEFRAKKLWEAFKGAIWALSIPVIILGGIFGGIVTATEGAALAVVVAIFISTVVYREFNLRIFYKSCLDAGVQTAVVMLLVASSAVVGLYLTETQLPQQLANSISDMTDNKYIILALLNVVFLILGIFLHSAAAIILVVPIVLPLILAVGIDPVHFGLIVTLNLAIGQQTPPVASVLIASCSIAKSDIWATSRTNLWFLGVLFAILIINTYVPAFALSLVNLVYGT
- a CDS encoding GntR family transcriptional regulator — encoded protein: MEKIQHRVLYQEAADRIRELIELGTLAPGEKISEKGLCEKFGISRTPLREALKVLKSEGLIEMLPNRGARVTRLTAKDVEHTYDIMGALEGLSGETACQYISDAEVAHIQTLHNKMVEHFHRGELKEYFRANQQIHECIMLASKNDVLLEMYNNLSQRIKRIRYSAQMTDAYWHKAVNDHEHMIEALQNRDGERLGNILRSHLGHKLEAANLTGMITD
- a CDS encoding TRAP transporter substrate-binding protein yields the protein MLANKNNEISETSMKILKTALLASVFALGVQAAQAAETQIKFGHVGGPGSLFEKSVNEFARIANEKLEGKAEVIPFGSSQLGSDSQMLNKLKLGTLDLALPSSVMSSVAPEFSVFEMPYLIEDREHMKRVRDELVRDVLYQAAEDKGYRVIGVWENGFRQITNNVRPIVVPADLDGIKLRTPNGVWRVEMFQSYGASPAPMALSEAFVALQTGAMDGQENPLVQIYSQRFHEVQDYLSITNHVYTPAYVLAGARWSRLPEDVRNVLIETAQEVEAFALEQGEMLDNSLVEKMKAEGMQVNKADQKAFVAGSDAIYKKFADEVEGGQEMLDKVSQLRK